In Streptomyces thermolilacinus SPC6, a single genomic region encodes these proteins:
- a CDS encoding FG-GAP repeat domain-containing protein, whose translation MAAGAVAAACLALGLGAGAGQPAAAAETCAGGVESDFNGDGLRDMVIADPQATVEGMAKAGQVHVVLGGGKGTVQVHQSMPNVSDGAEPGDQFGFSLAVYDANLDGCSDLAVGIPYEDVGTVADAGLVHLIFGSTLGIGQGPADRGFRHGAALGETAEPEDLVGYAVAATRSATGVPYLVIGAPGEDVSGKTDSGLVSAVYDTDFRAVSFDQDSPGVWEDREAYDQFGSAIVASGGFFVVGVPGESVDTDQSAGVVMAFRTSLNTDGIPAPSFGMGQLRAAGSEKSAETGDRYGTSMAFVPYRPSTATTASEFLLAVGVPGEDLADVMDAGAVQTYQISATGGVTHLGWIDQNTADVEGEAEPGDFFGQTLTAVNTSPTAVGTASTMRLAVGVPGEESTEEHLDKGGVQIFPFVGAPGAGDAWLEPGAGIPTAPASRQLAGVSLGATRTDLFVGMPYGPAEGHAVHSFPWNVATGGAPTRTWKPGQDGIPAGDGAFGAVVR comes from the coding sequence ATGGCCGCCGGAGCGGTTGCCGCCGCGTGCCTCGCGCTCGGCCTCGGGGCGGGAGCCGGACAACCGGCCGCGGCCGCCGAGACCTGTGCCGGGGGCGTGGAGAGCGACTTCAACGGCGATGGACTGCGGGACATGGTCATCGCGGACCCGCAGGCCACGGTCGAGGGAATGGCCAAGGCGGGGCAGGTCCATGTCGTCCTCGGCGGCGGAAAGGGGACGGTCCAGGTCCACCAGTCCATGCCGAACGTCTCGGACGGCGCCGAGCCCGGAGACCAGTTCGGCTTCTCCCTCGCCGTCTACGACGCCAACCTGGACGGTTGCAGCGACCTGGCGGTCGGCATCCCGTACGAGGACGTCGGCACGGTGGCCGACGCCGGCCTCGTCCACCTGATCTTCGGCTCGACGCTTGGCATCGGGCAGGGTCCCGCCGACAGGGGCTTCCGGCACGGAGCAGCCCTGGGTGAGACGGCCGAGCCGGAGGACCTGGTCGGGTACGCCGTCGCCGCGACGCGGTCGGCCACCGGCGTCCCGTACCTGGTCATCGGGGCACCCGGGGAGGACGTCTCCGGCAAGACCGACAGCGGCCTCGTCTCCGCCGTGTACGACACCGACTTCCGCGCCGTCTCGTTCGACCAGGACAGCCCGGGCGTGTGGGAGGACCGGGAGGCATACGACCAGTTCGGCTCGGCCATCGTCGCAAGCGGGGGCTTCTTCGTGGTGGGCGTGCCCGGAGAGTCGGTCGACACCGACCAGTCGGCCGGGGTTGTCATGGCGTTCCGCACCTCTCTCAACACGGACGGCATCCCCGCGCCGAGCTTCGGCATGGGACAGCTGCGCGCCGCCGGTTCGGAGAAGTCCGCCGAGACCGGCGACCGCTACGGCACGTCGATGGCCTTCGTCCCTTATCGTCCGTCCACCGCCACAACGGCGTCCGAGTTCCTGCTGGCGGTCGGTGTACCCGGCGAGGACCTTGCGGACGTCATGGATGCCGGAGCTGTGCAGACGTACCAGATATCGGCCACGGGTGGAGTCACGCACCTTGGCTGGATCGACCAGAACACCGCCGATGTCGAGGGCGAGGCCGAGCCTGGTGACTTCTTCGGGCAGACGCTGACCGCGGTGAACACCAGCCCGACTGCCGTCGGCACGGCGAGCACGATGCGGCTTGCCGTGGGCGTGCCCGGCGAGGAGTCCACCGAGGAGCACCTCGACAAGGGCGGCGTCCAGATCTTCCCCTTCGTCGGCGCGCCCGGTGCTGGCGACGCCTGGCTCGAACCCGGTGCAGGCATCCCCACCGCGCCCGCCTCGCGCCAGCTCGCCGGGGTGAGTCTCGGTGCCACCCGCACCGACTTGTTCGTCGGCATGCCGTACGGCCCCGCCGAAGGCCATGCCGTCCACAGCTTCCCGTGGAACGTAGCGACGGGCGGAGCCCCGACGCGGACCTGGAAGCCCGGCCAGGACGGCATCCCCGCAGGCGATGGCGCGTTCGGCGCGGTGGTCCGGTGA
- a CDS encoding LamG domain-containing protein, whose amino-acid sequence MSTRIRRSGLLRGAAVAATAGAVIAAGLTGLPEPGRTVSTGTTAAAQAAPGPAATEEAAKDAARKSGKRVEVLGLRGERRDVFAEPDGTFTAREYTEPVRTVRDGAWVGVDTTLVRHADGTVGPKASTVDLAFSSGEAGRPFATLRRAGREFALTWPYGKLPAPELKGDTATYADALPGVDLTVRAETDGFAHLLVVKTPDAAADPRLARIDLGMTAKGLKVSKDPSGALKAEDTAVGGTVFQAGKPTMWDSASVQEATTKPQGAKAVARALAADGDPAPAPALEGAGGGGRTAPLGVEVGKDKLRLVPDRKLLTSPDTVFPVVIDPIQRTTSRSAWTGVMSGFPTEQDWKYSDGAGVGRCPTDYNPVSCNGVGVRRVMFTMPTSFYKGKQILGATFSARVTHIYQAQPVAMPIQLYRIGGANHTITSASNWSNTSTQWADHLQTVSKAISPTSCSSQANLHFESGSTGELTNQVRAAANGGWTAMSLGLRAEDESTFSQWKRICGNAYLSVSYNTLPSQITGALMSSNPGGSCKTGSARPYTEVPPKLYTEARDPDHAGGLTDKVKVQFKVEWTDAAGVAKSYTADTGYMAPVAGTKFWHQVLSTIPQNRVISWSARAFDGDGWGPWSATKCEFVYDATLPGKPNVLSEQYPADSVWHDGVGTYGTFTFSPNRNDSIPDTDVVKYRYAFDSTASPTITVAPATPGGPASVQWMPTRPGPHWLEVVAVDKAENPSTVHRYEFNVSEGKTAAAQWSLADPVGSTEAHDEQEKFSASAGGGVTFGVEGPGGKVDSAARLDGTADAYLDAGQTVLDTADGFSVSAWVRPTDLSRDMTIVSQDGTGEPGFTLGYNAIAKTWAFAIPRTDVQSVGEWRAAATGLTVVKDQWVLLTGVYDAQQAQLKLYVNETLKGSSPRLSPWRSYGPLQIGRSTAKTGYRDNFTGDLADIRVFDRVLPATQVAELMTVKPQRKGYWQLDTATAGSSPETGGGTPLQLNGNAYVYRPADPVFDEAALVGDGHLVLDGDGDYAATATPPITGATSFTVTARAQLTSLDATAPQTVLSLPGANANRVVVRYRPGSATELPAWELAVARSDAAAAEVRVFKDNQQLPDNEGAGQHLAVVYDAFANDIRLYVNGQLAGVADRTEDTLWSATGGLQVGRSLIGESEYFAGSLDEVRVYSGAADTTAVQKMALLAPLTDI is encoded by the coding sequence GTGTCCACCCGGATACGCCGCAGCGGTCTGCTGCGCGGTGCGGCGGTCGCCGCGACGGCGGGTGCCGTCATCGCCGCCGGACTCACCGGGCTACCGGAGCCCGGCCGGACCGTCAGCACCGGAACGACCGCTGCCGCCCAGGCCGCGCCGGGCCCGGCCGCCACCGAGGAGGCGGCCAAGGACGCCGCGCGCAAGAGCGGCAAGCGCGTCGAGGTGCTCGGTCTGCGCGGCGAGCGCCGCGACGTCTTTGCCGAGCCGGACGGCACCTTCACGGCACGCGAGTACACCGAACCCGTACGCACCGTGCGGGACGGCGCGTGGGTCGGCGTCGACACCACCCTCGTCAGGCACGCCGACGGCACCGTCGGGCCGAAGGCCAGCACCGTCGACCTGGCCTTCTCGTCCGGCGAGGCGGGCAGGCCCTTCGCCACGCTCCGCCGGGCGGGCCGCGAGTTCGCCCTGACCTGGCCGTACGGCAAGCTCCCCGCGCCCGAGCTGAAGGGCGACACGGCGACGTACGCCGACGCGCTGCCGGGTGTCGACCTGACCGTACGCGCGGAGACCGACGGCTTCGCCCACCTCCTCGTCGTCAAGACACCGGACGCTGCGGCGGACCCCCGGCTCGCCCGCATCGACCTCGGCATGACGGCCAAGGGACTGAAGGTCTCGAAGGACCCCTCCGGGGCCCTCAAGGCCGAGGACACCGCTGTCGGCGGCACCGTCTTCCAGGCGGGCAAGCCGACCATGTGGGACTCGGCGTCCGTACAGGAGGCGACCACGAAGCCCCAGGGCGCCAAGGCCGTCGCCCGCGCCCTCGCCGCCGACGGCGACCCGGCCCCGGCACCCGCGCTGGAGGGCGCGGGCGGAGGCGGCCGTACGGCGCCGCTCGGCGTCGAAGTCGGCAAGGACAAGCTGCGGCTCGTCCCCGACCGCAAGCTCCTCACCAGCCCCGACACGGTGTTCCCGGTCGTCATCGACCCCATCCAGCGCACCACCTCGCGCAGCGCCTGGACCGGAGTCATGTCGGGCTTCCCGACCGAACAGGACTGGAAGTACAGCGACGGCGCCGGTGTGGGCCGCTGCCCCACGGACTACAACCCGGTGTCCTGCAACGGCGTCGGGGTCCGGCGGGTGATGTTCACCATGCCGACGTCCTTCTACAAGGGCAAGCAGATCCTCGGAGCGACGTTCTCCGCCCGCGTGACGCACATCTACCAGGCCCAGCCGGTCGCCATGCCCATCCAGCTGTACCGGATCGGCGGCGCCAACCACACGATCACCTCGGCCAGCAACTGGTCCAACACCAGCACCCAGTGGGCCGACCACCTCCAGACCGTCAGCAAGGCCATCTCACCGACCAGCTGTTCCAGCCAGGCCAACCTCCACTTCGAGAGCGGCTCCACCGGTGAACTGACCAACCAGGTCAGGGCGGCCGCGAACGGCGGCTGGACCGCGATGTCTCTCGGGCTGCGCGCCGAGGACGAGAGCACCTTCTCCCAGTGGAAGCGGATCTGCGGCAACGCGTACCTCTCCGTCAGCTACAACACCCTGCCCTCGCAGATCACCGGCGCGCTCATGTCCAGCAACCCCGGAGGCAGCTGCAAGACGGGCAGCGCCCGCCCGTACACGGAGGTGCCGCCGAAGCTGTACACCGAGGCCCGTGACCCCGACCACGCGGGCGGCCTCACCGACAAGGTGAAGGTCCAGTTCAAGGTCGAGTGGACGGACGCCGCCGGCGTGGCGAAGTCCTACACCGCAGACACCGGCTACATGGCGCCCGTGGCCGGAACCAAGTTCTGGCACCAGGTCCTCTCCACCATCCCGCAGAACCGGGTCATCTCCTGGAGCGCCCGCGCCTTCGACGGCGACGGCTGGGGGCCCTGGTCGGCGACCAAGTGCGAGTTCGTCTACGACGCCACCCTGCCCGGCAAGCCGAACGTCCTGTCCGAGCAGTATCCGGCCGACAGCGTGTGGCACGACGGCGTCGGCACGTACGGCACCTTCACCTTCTCGCCGAACCGGAACGACTCCATCCCGGACACCGACGTGGTGAAGTACCGCTACGCCTTCGACTCCACGGCGTCCCCCACCATCACCGTCGCCCCCGCCACCCCCGGAGGCCCCGCCTCGGTCCAGTGGATGCCGACCCGTCCGGGCCCGCACTGGCTGGAGGTCGTCGCCGTGGACAAGGCGGAGAACCCCAGCACCGTGCACCGCTACGAGTTCAACGTCAGCGAGGGCAAGACGGCCGCCGCCCAGTGGAGTCTCGCCGATCCTGTCGGCAGCACCGAGGCCCACGACGAGCAGGAGAAGTTCTCTGCGTCGGCGGGCGGCGGCGTGACGTTCGGCGTCGAAGGCCCGGGCGGCAAGGTGGACTCGGCTGCCCGTCTCGACGGCACCGCCGACGCCTACCTGGACGCGGGGCAGACCGTCCTCGACACCGCCGACGGCTTCAGCGTCAGCGCCTGGGTGCGCCCGACGGACCTCAGCCGCGACATGACGATCGTCAGCCAGGACGGCACGGGCGAGCCCGGTTTCACCCTCGGGTACAACGCCATCGCCAAGACCTGGGCGTTCGCCATCCCGCGCACCGACGTGCAGAGCGTCGGCGAATGGCGCGCGGCCGCGACCGGGCTCACCGTGGTCAAGGACCAGTGGGTCCTCCTGACCGGCGTCTACGACGCGCAGCAGGCGCAGTTGAAGCTCTACGTCAACGAGACGCTCAAGGGCAGCTCCCCGCGCCTGTCCCCGTGGAGGTCGTACGGACCGCTCCAGATCGGCCGCTCCACGGCCAAGACCGGCTACCGCGACAACTTCACCGGCGACCTCGCCGACATCCGCGTCTTCGACCGGGTGCTGCCCGCCACGCAGGTGGCGGAGCTCATGACGGTCAAGCCGCAGCGCAAGGGCTACTGGCAACTCGACACGGCGACGGCCGGCTCCTCCCCGGAGACCGGCGGCGGCACCCCGCTCCAGCTGAACGGCAACGCTTACGTGTACCGCCCCGCCGACCCGGTCTTCGACGAGGCCGCACTCGTCGGCGACGGCCACCTGGTCCTCGACGGCGACGGCGACTACGCCGCGACGGCGACTCCGCCGATCACGGGCGCCACCAGCTTCACGGTGACCGCCCGGGCGCAGCTCACCTCGCTGGACGCGACCGCCCCGCAGACCGTGCTGTCCCTGCCCGGTGCCAACGCCAACCGCGTGGTGGTGCGGTACCGGCCAGGCTCCGCGACCGAACTGCCCGCGTGGGAACTGGCCGTCGCCCGGTCCGACGCGGCGGCGGCGGAGGTGCGGGTCTTCAAGGACAACCAGCAGCTGCCGGACAACGAGGGAGCCGGTCAGCACCTGGCCGTCGTCTACGACGCCTTCGCCAACGACATCCGGCTGTACGTCAACGGTCAGCTCGCGGGCGTGGCCGACCGGACGGAGGACACGCTGTGGTCCGCGACGGGCGGACTCCAGGTCGGCCGGTCCCTGATCGGTGAAAGCGAGTACTTCGCCGGTTCCCTCGACGAAGTCCGCGTCTACAGCGGTGCCGCCGACACGACGGCCGTCCAGAAGATGGCCCTCCTGGCGCCACTGACCGACATCTGA